The Negativicutes bacterium genomic sequence AGTGTCTGCCATCCCGCTGCAGTTGAACCGGCGTATCCGCCAGAGCATCCTGCTTTGTGGCATGATAGAGCCGCATCATTAAAAAGCCGCCGCCCCGGTTGATAATATCCTCCATTTTGAACCAATGAAAATGCAGGGGGCAGACTTGGTTTTCTTCGCTGATCAGTATTTTTTCGGCATAGGGTTTCGGATAGCGCTCCGGACTGCGATTGCCGTTTCGCAGGGTAACCAGGGTCAAACCAATTTCGTTGAACCTTCCCAAGCCATAATCGGTAATATCCCAACCCAGCATGTTATCGCGCACCTCATCATATTCAGCGCCTTTGCTCAGCCACTCTGCCGGCGAAAAGGCGGCGAAGGGAGGCAGAGCAAAATTGTACTGCCGGCAGAGCTGCAAAGCCCGGCGGATCTGCCGGTTGATTTCGGAACGTTGCATACAAGCATCCTCCTTTTTTGAAATGCGGCAGTCAAATGCCGAAAAGCCGGTGTGGCAGATCGGGGAAAATCAGCTTCGCTGTCCCGGCGCGGCAACATTCGATCTCCGCCAGGGTTGGCATGGCGGCCATGCTGCCTTTTTTGCTGGCACAGAGGGCGCCGGCACAATTGGCATAATCCGCAATTTCCGCAATACGGCTGAGCGGGATCTCCGCCAACGGTTTCTGTTCATCCAGCAGCAGACTTAAGGCGCAGCCGAAGAAAGCGTCGCCGCAGCCGGTGGTATCGATTACGCAGGTATCATAGGTCGGCAGATAACCAAAACCAGCGGCGGTCCGGTAAACGCAGCCGCGCGCTCCCAGTGTCACAAAAACGAGTTCGGGACCTTTGCTGAGAATTGCCGTGCTGCCCTGGCTCAGATCGCTCGTGCCGGTGATGAATTCCAGTTCCTCCCAATTAAGCTTGACAATATTTGCCAGACATAAGCCGCTGATCAATTGCTCGCTGGCTTCTGCCGGACTGGACCAGAGCGACGGCCGAAAATTCGGATCGTAGGAGACGGGAATTGCCATGCAGCGGGCGAATTGAACCGCCGCCAAGGTAGCGTCCCGTGCCGGCTGATGCGTGAGCGAAACGGAGCCGAAGTGCAGCAAACGGGCCAGACCAATGCGCTGGTAATCCAATTGATCGGCGCTCAGCAAGGTGTCGGCACCGGGATGGCGGATAAAAGAGAAAGAACGGTTACCGTCCTCAGCCAGGTGTATGAAAGCCAAAGTTGTGGGGGATTCCTCTGTACGCTGCAGACCGCTTGTATCGACCGCATAACTTTTCAGGTCTGTTTCCAGCAGATCGCCAAAAAAGT encodes the following:
- a CDS encoding D-lyxose/D-mannose family sugar isomerase, which encodes MQRSEINRQIRRALQLCRQYNFALPPFAAFSPAEWLSKGAEYDEVRDNMLGWDITDYGLGRFNEIGLTLVTLRNGNRSPERYPKPYAEKILISEENQVCPLHFHWFKMEDIINRGGGFLMMRLYHATKQDALADTPVQLQRDGRHCSLAAGGIVRLAPGESITLPPRVYHAFWAEKGHGPVLIGEVSQCNDDTTDNHFYEPVGRFPTIEEDEAPLRLLCFEYPAAKVKAKCERNFRNCRSD
- a CDS encoding carbohydrate kinase gives rise to the protein MFDITAIGELLIDFTPLGDRSYRANPGGAPANLLVAAGRLGKKTAFLGMVGTDFFGDLLETDLKSYAVDTSGLQRTEESPTTLAFIHLAEDGNRSFSFIRHPGADTLLSADQLDYQRIGLARLLHFGSVSLTHQPARDATLAAVQFARCMAIPVSYDPNFRPSLWSSPAEASEQLISGLCLANIVKLNWEELEFITGTSDLSQGSTAILSKGPELVFVTLGARGCVYRTAAGFGYLPTYDTCVIDTTGCGDAFFGCALSLLLDEQKPLAEIPLSRIAEIADYANCAGALCASKKGSMAAMPTLAEIECCRAGTAKLIFPDLPHRLFGI